A single region of the Amphiura filiformis chromosome 7, Afil_fr2py, whole genome shotgun sequence genome encodes:
- the LOC140157217 gene encoding acidic leucine-rich nuclear phosphoprotein 32-related protein-like translates to MSDQLDDNSSVHSSEDDNAYVAVSGNNAVPVVTISTHKDQSEHKVAPLPPPPGHRYRYTTWYDLRSNKVKGTELRNPRVRKGPEIKEMIFYTLTDERGRPIHHDVKGTKRMVYEKKIEDWENCTDVNLSYQELGHDYQMENFLRILKRIMRAERIQLVDNEIKQLLKISFPRCRELNLRQNFFSKFKDLPKCPALEVLILSDNSITSLDDLHLLSAYPLRSLDLRRNPISFTPNYRQKVFYILPKLKELDGVPQLSSDLDYEPPVGSTCVIS, encoded by the exons ATGTCAGATCAACTGGATGACAATAG TTCTGTGCATTCAAGTGAAGACGACAATGCCTATGTAGCAGTGAGTGGTAATAATGCCGTACCAGTGGTTACAATTAGCACACATAAAGATCAAAGTGAACATAAAGTAGCACCATTACCACCG CCTCCAGGTCATAGATACCGGTACACCACGTGGTATGACTTACGTAGCAATAAGGTCAAAGGTACTGAACTACGAAATCCACGGGTTAGGAAAGGACCTGAAATCAAAGAGATGATCTTCTACACACTAACAGATGAAAGAGGGCGCCCTATTCATCATGATGTTAAAGGCACAAAACGTATGGTGTACGAGAAGAAAATAGAGGACTGGGAGAATTGTACA GATGTCAACCTTTCATATCAAGAGCTCGGGCACGACTATCAAATGGAAAATTTCTTACGAATATTAAAAAGAATCATGAGAGCAGAGAGAATACAACTTGTTGACAATGAGATAAAACAACTACTCAAAATCAGTTTTCCAAG ATGCAGAGAACTCAATCTTCGTCAGAATTTCTTCTCAAAGTTTAAA GATCTTCCAAAATGTCCTGCACTGGAGGTACTCATTTTGAGCGACAACTCCATCACCTCGTTGGATGATCTCCATTTACTCTCTGCATACCCGTTGAGAAGCTTAGACCTTAGAAGAAATCCAATAAGCTTCACCCCTAACTACAGACAAAA GGTGTTTTACATACTACCAAAGCTGAAAGAATTGGATGGAGTACCTCAGTTGTCTTCTGATTTGGACTATGAACCACCTGTAGGATCCACTTGTGTGATATCATGA